From the Hevea brasiliensis isolate MT/VB/25A 57/8 chromosome 13, ASM3005281v1, whole genome shotgun sequence genome, the window GGAGAAAATTATCAGATCTATGCCAAGTCGTAATACTGTTGCTTGGAACACACTTATTGCAGGGAAGGCTCAAAATGGTTACTCTGAGGAAGTTCTGGATCAGTATAATATGATGAGAATGGCTGGTTTTAGACCGGATAAAATCACTTTTGTGAGTGTAATTAGTTCATGTTCAGAATTGGCAACTCTTGGTCAAGGTCAGCAGATTCATGCTGATTTGATCAAAGCTGGTGCTAGTTCTGTTGTTGCAGTGATTAGTTCGTTGATTAGCATGTATTCAAAGTGCGGATGTTTGGAAGATTCTGTTAAAGTTTTTTTGGAATGTAAAGATGCTGACGTTGTATTGTGGAGCTCCATGATTGCTGCTTATGGTTTCCATGGAAGAGGGAAGGACGCAATCAAGCTGTTTCAGCAGATGGAGCAGCAAGATTTGGAGGCAAATGATGTTACTTTCTTGAGCTTACTTTACGCTTGTAGCCACTGTGGATTGAAGGATGAAGGGATGAAATTTTTTGAGTTGATGGTGGAAAAGTACAGAGTGAAGCCTTGGTTAGAACATTATACTTGCGTGGTTGACCTACTTGGTAGGTCAGGGTGTTTGGATGAGGCAGAGGCTATGATAAGATCAATGCCTGTAAAAGCAGATGCTATCATTTGGAAGACTTTGTTATCTGCATGTAAACTTCACAAGAATGCAGACATGGCAATAAGGGTTGCTAAAGAAGTTCTTAGCATTGATCCTCAGGATTCAGCCTCTTATGTACTTCTCGCTAACATTCATGCTTCTGCTAAGAGTTGGCAGTTTGTTTCGGAAGTGAGGAAAGCTATGAGAGATCGGAAGGTGAAGAAGGAACCAGGTATAAGTTGGTTGGAAGTGAAGAATCGGGTTCATCAGTTCTGCATGGGTTATAAATCCCATCCGAGTTTAGGGGCAATTGATTTGTATTTGAAAGAGTTAATGGAAGAGATGAAACTGCTTGGATATGTGCCTGATACTGCCTCTGTTTTGCATGATATGGACAATGAAGAGAAAGAATACAGTTTGGTCCATCACAGTGAAAAACTGGCAATTGCTTTTGCTCTAATGAACACTCCACCAGGTTTGCCAATAAGAATAATGAAGAACTTGCGAGTCTGCAGTGACTGTCATGTGGCTATCAAATATATATCTCAGATAAAAAAGAGAGAAATCATTGTCCGAGATACTAGTAGATTTCACCATTTCAAAAATGGGAAATGTTCTTGTGGAGATTACTGGTAAGAGGAGAGGCTAAATTGCCATTACAGTTGATGCAGTTACTTTGTCTTTCTGATTCAAATGATATTAACTTTTCCCCCCGAATTATTCTTAGTCGTAATCACATCATTCATCCACTCTTGAGACGTTATGTTACCCTCCGCAAGTTAAATCTGAGAGATCATATTGGAATGTGGCAGGGTCTTTTTCATTTTTAAACATAAATGCTTAAAAAACAGAATTTCATAATTGAGAGGCCAATACGAAAAAGAGGACAAATATAAGATTAAATTGAAGCTAATATATATACCAAAAGCAAATAAGATGATTAAGTTGAAAGATTAAGTAGCAAATCTAACCATGTGCTTACACCAAGTCTTCTTCTATTGGTAAATGAATGTGAAATTGCAGGTTTCCATCAAGTAAAAAATGCAAATATGAACTTTAAATGTAGGAACGTAACCTGTAGCCCTTGCTGTGCTAGAGCCCATTCTAATGGACACCCTTCAAAGCAAAAAAGGTAGATAAATCAAGTTAGTTCTCTCACAGCCTTCAAAGCAAAAAAGTAGATAAATCAACCAACTCTAGACGTAATTTCAGCTGTGTTGTATATGATTTCTGCTGTTTTTGAGGCACGAGGAAAGCGAATCAAGTCCTTCGTCACCCTTGATTCAATGTAGAAAGGATCATCTTCATTCGGTTCAACAATCATCATCTGGAGCAAAGGTGATTTGACAAGTATAAACTTAATGAATTCCATTTCAGGCGTCACACCAGAAAAATATGTTAGCTTTACATATAAGAGCTTCCGGAGATAAAATGAGCAGTTTTCTTCTATCAAAAACCTGACTACAGATTCCATGTCAGCAGAAGAGTTGCTGTCAGCCTGGTGAAGATAATCAAATCAGTTCAGCAAGTGTAAAATTAGATCAACCGTCCATCTTCAATCTAACAAGGTGTATCTAGTATATAAAATAAGAGCTATTATATGTCAGAACTCACTTTAATATTTAGATCATGTAGTTTGCGGGAGCTTTGCATCAACAAAAGAGTACAAGAAACTACATCCAAATCATCGAAaggcaaatcaaataattcaatgGAGCTTAGATTCTTCAAAGTAATTGGAAGCTTCTTTGGTACACTACCTGCAGCCAGGAACTTGAGAAAGAAAGACAATAAAAAACTTGGATGATGAATAATGTAAGAATAAGATAATATTAAACAAGCAAAGATAATTTACCTTAAGAAAATGATATCCAACACACAACCTTTTAACACTTGATAAAAATCCAACATTTTCAtacaaattgattgatttttcATGCAGTGAAAGTCCAGCAATTTCAGGTAGTTTTTTCAATCGAATCTCCAATTCAGCTAAACGTGGGGTATTTCCAAAGCACATGGATTTGCATTTACCAAAGAAATATAACTTTTTCAGCTGAGGAGCCTGAATGTTGAGACGATCAACATAGTTAAATCCATACAATTTCAACTTTTTGAGCAGTGGGCAACTGGAGATTAAACTCTCAAGTGCATCATCTGCAATAGTGATCCGATATAACTCTAGGCTTCTGAGGCATTTGAATCCACTAAAATCCGCAGGAGGGTTGATTATACACCTACGCAGTTTCAGGTTGGTGAGCTTCTGAAGAGAAAAGAATCGAGAATGTAATTTATGCCGTTCACCATTCCAATTCTCGAGTGTGAAATTCACAACATTTTTCCTTGATAAGAAAACTATCCATTGATCCATTTCCGGATAGCTCCTCATGCAACTGATTGAAAGAGCAAACTTAAGTATAGGACCATCATGAAGAAAGAGAACATTATTGATGAATTTGACGAATTTATTCTCCTCGAATTCACCTTTACCTCCCAAAAAAGCTTTATAAGCAAATACAAGGTACGGAAGTGTAATCCACCTATACCTCCACTTTTTGGACAGCATACTGGTTCTTACTGCATCTCTAATTGGCAGTTTAGAGAGGATGCAATCTATAACATTATCAGGCAAGTCGATGATCATATCAGAATTTGATTCATCTGTGGTCATCTTTCTATGATGGCTGTACCCGTACTGTTTATGTTGAGTCCTGAACAAAGAGTAGCCAAAGAGTGTCTATAAATGAACTAATCCATTAATATTTCCATATGCAAACGTAAAATAGAACAAAAAGGCATTATGCGATCAGTAATAATCACGAGCACTTATATTTAATTTCCTATGTTTTACAATAACACTTGCGGATGCAGGCAAGCTTGTGTGCATAGACAACAGTATAAGAAAATTAATCATAATTGAAACTGCTCAAACGCTAAAAAATACATGCCAAAAATCAGATAAACAATCCAATATCATAAAGCCCATAAACTCAGCAAGAACAAAACAAAAGGGTCACATACCCAATGTAGAGAGATTCCAGAATGGAGGGTCTCTTTGCTCCTCCTTAAATAGGAGACTTCTGTGTGAGCTAGGATTGTTGAAACCTCAAACGGATAAAGAGTACCAGAAGTTGAGACCTACGAGTTCTGTATACGGCAATGCTTCTTCTCCAATGAGAGACAAATTATAATAAATGTGGAGAGGGAGAGAAGGAACATTGGCTTTGTCAAGAATGCCCtttatcttttaaattaattataattatatttttattatttaaattatttttaatgtttgaataaatttaaaattcttaattttagagttcagataaatttaaaattcttagtccTATTTATactataatttcaattaaatataaaattttataagaaataattaattaaaataaaaaatataaattataagagGAATTTAATTTGAAGGGATTGGAAAAGAATAAAGATAAAAGATAAATATTAGATTTCTAGTGggatttcaatatatatatatatatatatatatatatatatatataattcttagCTTCATTTCATTTTTATAGTACGAATTAAGATtttctaatattataaataatacatCAATTAATTAGGGATATTGAAAAATTTTATTGCTATTTATATGGACAAGAAAATGTGTATGTATACAAATTCTTCTTTGGTGGAAACTCTTCTATAGGGGATTGTAATATATAATAGACTTCAAGAATATTTGTTGGATTAGGATTATAACTTATAATGTTGCATATTACTACAAGTAAAACACCAAGAAACAGTTCATGCCATGTGACAATTCATTTGAGTGTTTTAGGTGAGGGTTAAGACTTTTGACACTTTTAAAGGCTTGAATTTATTGGTATGAATGGAACTAATTGGCTTTCATACATTCCATGTAGATGCAAAGAACAAGAATGTAGAGTATGGCCAATATTTAATTACAATGGATTGTTAAATTAATGATGTTTTTCATTACGTGTTTGATTTCTTAAAGTATGACTTAATGTGCTTATCAATGTCTACTGCAATCATAGAAGCATATTGATTCAAATGCAGATATTATTGTTTCATGCATGCCCATGAATGACAAATAGTCTAATGTACTTATTTTTTAGGGACAAGTAGTTTAATGTACTTTTATGTCATCCTATTcatgaattttaaaattcatcTCAAACGATTTGTTTTGTAGCCACGTATTTAGATCATGTACTGATGAAGATTGACAACACAAGATGCATTATCTAATTTGTTGAGAAACCTAAGGGAGTTGAAGCAATGATGGTTGGCGGAAATTCTAACCCATTTTgctcatttttcttaattttatatcATATCTTCTCTACTTAATATTTGAAGTTAGCGATTTTTATTTCACTGTACAgtaagttttaaaaaaaaaaaaggaaaatagatattaaatcaaataaaatacatCAAGATTAATCAATCAGGCAAGATACACAATAGACTCTTCAATTCAAATTTGATGCCACTATTTTGTGTAGTAAATTAATACTACTATTCCATGTTATCTAAGCAAAATACTCTATGATTTCGTTACACTGCATGGATGAGTGTTTGCGTGTTTAGAACTGAGGTCCTACTAAAGTTTTTTAGATGGAGTTATCTGTCATGCAATAACTTTGGTTATGAAATTATTCCATCTGCTATGGACCAGAATGTTTAGGTGAGATTGAGATTGATTTTTTAACATCGAAATCCTATTATTCTAAATGATCTTATTTTACTTAATCTTTCTTTTCTTGTAGCCATAGTGTTAATTTAGTTTAGTTTCATCACATAATTGAAATGTTGCTTTTCTATTGCTAGGCGTATTCATTCAATGGCTATTGGAAAGATATTATGACCAAAAAGGCATCTTTTAATGCTAATTTGACTCTCACAAAACAAAATGGTAATCTTCGCTTTGATAGACTTTCCTGTAGAATTCataattatttcaaattaatataacaaattaatataattaatgatGGAGAAAGTTATATATCCTTAGTTTAAGTTAATAgaataataatgaaaaattagcatttatttaaatttcaatttctttacatttttcttctatatgtttcaataatttttttttaaattatgatattattttgtaattatttaaaatatttatagatATAAAGCGACACTAAAAGTGCCGATTTCCTCGAGCCAAGAGAACAGTATTGCTGAAGAGAATAATgaattaaatgaaaaaataaattaaaaaggagAATGAAATAGCGAaactaatatattaaaaatagaaaaataaaatgaatttgaaggtttataattttaatggataattattattttaatttttaatttttattttttaaatttaattatttcctatttatgttttatttatttgattttattgctACTTAAATTGAATCAATTATCCTAAATCTTATGAAGAGATGTCACTGAGCAAAAAATACGAAAAATGCAAATTATAGCATTATCAAATGTTCTGTGCTTTTATTATGAAAGTAGCtataatagaattaaatatttttaagttAATATATAGAAGAATTTTTTTGTCAATCTTATTCTAATTTTACAAATAATATAAAATACTATATCttataaattaataagaaaaaataaacGTTAGCATGAAGGttaaaaattatgtaaaaaatgattttattcaaaaaattaatttgacTTAATTAAATTAGTTTGATATATAGATGATAGAAAAGTTACCCAAGAATTTAGCAAAACATTTAGAATCTCTCTTTTCCCTTATTTTTGTAACAATAAAGTTagtaaaattaaagataaaactTCAATTCCTCAGGTTTATTTTTTCTGAATTGTCCTGaaaaagaaattgatgaaatgaaaaaaaataaaacacatagCATATTTTAATGCCTTTATGTTTCATCTATATCTATGTCACATATCAATttcagattaattaataaaaaaaaaaagttatgcaGTATGTAAATGAAAATatgcatagatatatacataagatttttttattataattaataattataacaaTGACAAATAGTAAatgtattaaattatttttgaaaatgcttcattaaataattaattaattacttttaattttttcttaCAACTAATAAAGAAAACCatgattttttaaatatatatatattgtattatttaaaaattttaaaatatgaaatgGTAAATGTAATACCCCTCTCCCGTCTACAGTGTGGCCaagtaaggcgtgctacattcggtaccggagcaccctatcatgtcttatcatttacaatattaattttcatcaatttttatttatattttatgtcatataatttatttactcaatttgacaagttggttaaaaatcatctctgaagacgaaatgatcaaaatgccctccatttggcttaaggagccaaaactgtctgtaccgatcttaaagattctactaaccttttcttgacattctaatgctacctagggtgccgtaactcttctctggcatcccataaattatttcacgggattcCCCTCGGATTTAGGGTTACTAGCTATCTTCACCGCTACTTCCCGttatgtcacccatcgctagggcacctactcatttaacttcattgtgtttcattctttttatttttccttaatttttcttattctttattcagt encodes:
- the LOC110660715 gene encoding pentatricopeptide repeat-containing protein At2g41080, coding for MRVWGHLCISTRRFLSTNTLEAVSSLSLEEFTNLCSKGLLKEALKSYKSEIWKNPLLFSYLLQSCIPQKSLLVGKQLHSLVITSGYFRDKFVRNHLLNMYSKIGQLQTALSLFDSMPKKNIMSCNILINGYVKSGDLEGARKVFDEMPERNVATWNAMVAATTQFEYNEEALDLLREMYDLGFSPDEFTLGSLLRGCAGLRALYAGWQLHAYVMKCGFELNLVVASSLAHMYMKSGSLGDGEKIIRSMPSRNTVAWNTLIAGKAQNGYSEEVLDQYNMMRMAGFRPDKITFVSVISSCSELATLGQGQQIHADLIKAGASSVVAVISSLISMYSKCGCLEDSVKVFLECKDADVVLWSSMIAAYGFHGRGKDAIKLFQQMEQQDLEANDVTFLSLLYACSHCGLKDEGMKFFELMVEKYRVKPWLEHYTCVVDLLGRSGCLDEAEAMIRSMPVKADAIIWKTLLSACKLHKNADMAIRVAKEVLSIDPQDSASYVLLANIHASAKSWQFVSEVRKAMRDRKVKKEPGISWLEVKNRVHQFCMGYKSHPSLGAIDLYLKELMEEMKLLGYVPDTASVLHDMDNEEKEYSLVHHSEKLAIAFALMNTPPGLPIRIMKNLRVCSDCHVAIKYISQIKKREIIVRDTSRFHHFKNGKCSCGDYW
- the LOC110660679 gene encoding F-box/FBD/LRR-repeat protein At1g13570, which gives rise to MTTDESNSDMIIDLPDNVIDCILSKLPIRDAVRTSMLSKKWRYRWITLPYLVFAYKAFLGGKGEFEENKFVKFINNVLFLHDGPILKFALSISCMRSYPEMDQWIVFLSRKNVVNFTLENWNGERHKLHSRFFSLQKLTNLKLRRCIINPPADFSGFKCLRSLELYRITIADDALESLISSCPLLKKLKLYGFNYVDRLNIQAPQLKKLYFFGKCKSMCFGNTPRLAELEIRLKKLPEIAGLSLHEKSINLYENVGFLSSVKRLCVGYHFLKFLAAGSVPKKLPITLKNLSSIELFDLPFDDLDVVSCTLLLMQSSRKLHDLNIKADSNSSADMESVVRFLIEENCSFYLRKLLYVKLTYFSGVTPEMEFIKFILVKSPLLQMMIVEPNEDDPFYIESRVTKDLIRFPRASKTAEIIYNTAEITSRVG